A single genomic interval of Mucilaginibacter robiniae harbors:
- the aspS gene encoding aspartate--tRNA ligase, whose amino-acid sequence MLRTHTCGELNMSHLGQSVTLCGWVQKSRDLGGTTFIDVRDRYGLTQLVLNTDTDASLREAGRNLGREFVIKVSGKVLERFNKNPKIPTGDIEIGVESLEILNEAKIPPFLIEDETDGGEELRAKYRYLDLRRNPIRNNLLLRHKIAQEIRKYLDELNFIEVETPVLIKSTPEGARDFVVPSRMNQGEFYALPQSPQTFKQLLMVSGFDRYFQIVKCFRDEDLRADRQPEFTQIDCEMSFITQEDILNIFEGMARHLFKTIKGIELDTFPRMQYADAMRLYGSDKPDVRFGMEFVELNDIVKGKNFGVFDNAELIVAINAKGSAGYTRKQLDELTEWLKRPQIGATGLIYLRHNDDGSLKSSVDKFYNEEELKKWSAAMDTKPGDLVLVLAGAKDKVRKQMNELRLEMGTRLGLRNKDQFAPLWVLDFPLLEWNEETQRHHAMHHPFTSPKPEDITLLDTNPDDVRANAYDMVINGIEVGGGSIRIHDRKLQALMFQHLGFSPEEAQKQFGFLMDAFEYGAPPHGGIALGFDRLCSIFAGLDSIRDVIAFPKNNSGRDVMIDSPSKISEAQLQELSIKNV is encoded by the coding sequence ATGTTAAGAACACATACTTGCGGCGAATTAAATATGAGCCATTTAGGCCAGTCGGTTACATTGTGCGGATGGGTACAAAAATCACGCGACTTAGGCGGAACTACGTTTATTGATGTGCGCGACCGCTATGGCCTGACACAACTGGTATTAAACACCGACACGGATGCCTCTTTGCGCGAAGCCGGCCGTAACCTGGGCCGCGAATTTGTAATTAAAGTAAGCGGCAAAGTACTGGAGCGTTTTAACAAGAACCCTAAAATACCTACCGGCGATATTGAAATTGGCGTAGAAAGCCTGGAAATACTGAACGAAGCCAAAATTCCGCCGTTTTTGATTGAAGACGAAACTGACGGTGGTGAGGAACTGCGGGCCAAATACCGCTACCTGGATTTACGTCGTAACCCAATACGCAACAACCTATTGCTGCGTCACAAAATAGCTCAGGAAATCCGTAAGTACTTAGACGAACTAAACTTTATTGAAGTGGAAACGCCGGTGCTGATTAAATCGACCCCGGAAGGTGCCCGCGACTTTGTGGTGCCCAGCCGCATGAACCAGGGTGAGTTTTATGCACTACCGCAATCGCCGCAAACCTTTAAGCAATTGCTGATGGTAAGTGGGTTTGACCGTTATTTCCAGATTGTTAAATGTTTTAGAGATGAAGACTTGCGGGCTGACCGTCAGCCGGAGTTTACGCAGATTGACTGCGAGATGTCGTTTATTACCCAAGAAGACATTCTGAATATATTTGAAGGTATGGCCCGCCACTTGTTCAAAACCATTAAAGGTATTGAGCTGGATACCTTTCCGCGGATGCAATATGCTGATGCTATGCGTTTGTATGGTTCTGATAAACCAGATGTACGCTTCGGGATGGAGTTTGTAGAACTGAACGACATTGTAAAAGGCAAAAACTTTGGTGTATTTGATAATGCCGAATTAATAGTTGCTATCAATGCCAAAGGCAGCGCCGGCTACACCCGTAAACAACTGGATGAATTAACCGAGTGGCTGAAACGTCCGCAAATTGGCGCTACCGGTTTAATTTACCTACGCCATAATGATGATGGCTCATTAAAATCGTCGGTTGATAAGTTTTACAACGAAGAGGAACTGAAAAAATGGTCGGCAGCAATGGATACCAAACCAGGCGATTTAGTTTTGGTATTAGCTGGTGCTAAAGATAAAGTGCGCAAGCAGATGAACGAACTGCGCTTGGAAATGGGTACCCGTTTAGGGCTGCGCAACAAAGATCAGTTTGCACCATTATGGGTACTTGATTTTCCGTTGCTGGAGTGGAATGAAGAAACACAGCGCCATCATGCCATGCACCACCCGTTTACTTCACCAAAACCGGAAGATATTACCTTGCTAGACACGAACCCTGATGATGTACGCGCCAATGCTTACGATATGGTGATTAACGGTATTGAAGTTGGTGGTGGCTCTATCCGTATTCACGACCGTAAATTGCAGGCTTTAATGTTCCAGCACCTAGGCTTTTCGCCAGAAGAAGCACAAAAACAATTTGGCTTTTTGATGGATGCTTTTGAATATGGCGCGCCACCGCATGGAGGTATTGCTTTAGGGTTCGACCGCTTGTGTTCCATCTTTGCCGGGCTGGATTCTATCCGTGATGTAATTGCTTTCCCAAAAAACAATTCGGGCCGTGACGTGATGATCGATTCGCCTTCAAAAATTTCTGAGGCTCAGTTACAAGAATTAAGCATAAAAAACGTTTAG
- a CDS encoding SMP-30/gluconolactonase/LRE family protein — protein sequence MKIKGFLLLLLTGFGSYHTTHAQTKQADARLVQVYQSTLMWNGIVTSPDGRAFVCFPHVEGVPAVSIAEIKPSSQTAPYPDVAWNVWKKGSNAQHAFVRTNSLRFGPDGNLWIIDTGQPKQGESVVKDGPKLVSINTKLNKVVRIIPLGGVVKQKSFLDDFRFNGEHLYITDAGEPGLIVLDLKTGKGRRVLDNDRSTTDQRPMMAEGKVMVKANGKQERLHADQLELSPDGQILYFQPASGPMWRIETRLLDNPAMLSAQLAKQVKLFYNTPTTGGTCIDAEGNLYVTDANQLRILKITPQGQASTLIRDPRLLWADALWIDDQGYLWIPTNQQNRSANYKTSVKAKYPVYIYKMKLGAKPVRR from the coding sequence ATGAAAATAAAAGGATTTTTGCTGTTGTTATTAACGGGTTTTGGAAGTTACCATACTACTCATGCGCAAACGAAACAGGCAGATGCACGCTTAGTGCAGGTGTATCAGTCAACCCTAATGTGGAACGGTATTGTTACTAGCCCTGATGGGCGGGCTTTTGTTTGCTTTCCGCATGTAGAAGGGGTGCCTGCTGTAAGTATTGCTGAAATAAAGCCCAGTAGTCAAACGGCTCCTTATCCTGACGTAGCTTGGAATGTTTGGAAAAAAGGAAGCAACGCTCAGCATGCTTTTGTAAGAACCAATTCACTTCGATTTGGCCCGGATGGTAACCTTTGGATTATTGATACAGGTCAGCCTAAACAAGGTGAATCCGTAGTAAAAGACGGACCTAAGCTGGTATCAATTAATACCAAGCTGAACAAAGTAGTTCGAATCATCCCATTAGGTGGCGTGGTAAAGCAGAAAAGCTTTCTGGATGATTTTCGTTTCAATGGCGAACACTTGTACATTACTGATGCTGGTGAACCGGGTTTGATTGTGCTTGATTTAAAAACCGGCAAAGGCCGGCGAGTATTGGATAATGACCGTTCTACCACCGATCAGCGACCGATGATGGCTGAGGGGAAAGTAATGGTAAAAGCCAACGGCAAACAAGAGCGCCTGCATGCCGACCAATTGGAGTTATCGCCTGACGGTCAGATATTATACTTTCAGCCGGCATCTGGACCTATGTGGCGCATTGAAACCCGTTTGCTGGATAACCCAGCTATGTTATCTGCTCAACTTGCTAAACAGGTAAAATTGTTTTATAATACACCTACCACCGGAGGTACTTGTATTGATGCTGAGGGTAACTTGTATGTAACGGATGCTAACCAATTACGCATTTTAAAAATTACACCTCAAGGTCAAGCCTCAACCTTGATACGCGATCCGCGTTTGCTGTGGGCTGATGCTTTATGGATTGACGATCAAGGATATTTGTGGATACCAACCAATCAGCAAAACCGTAGTGCTAATTACAAAACTTCTGTAAAAGCTAAATACCCGGTTTACATTTACAAAATGAAGCTAGGGGCAAAGCCTGTCAGAAGATAA
- a CDS encoding replication-associated recombination protein A, producing the protein MNNLPPLAERMRPKTLDDYVGQKHLVGPGAVLRKAIESGNLPSMIFWGPPGVGKTTLAYIISQSLNRPFFALSAINSGVKDVREVIERASLLKQGGQTLPVLFIDEIHRFSKSQQDSLLGAVERGIVTLIGATTENPSFEVISALLSRCQVYILQHLHEDDLINLLQKAMQDDEVLQQKNITIRDYEALLRLSGGDARKLLNIFELLINAIDSPEIIVTNEAVLENVQQNMALYDKAGEQHYDIISAFIKSMRGSDPNGAVYWLARMLVGGEDPLFIARRMLILASEDIGNANPNALLLAQSCFEAVNVIGMPEARIILSQTAVYLATSAKSNASYMAIDTAMALVKQTGDLPIPLHLRNAPTKLMKNIGYGKDYKYAHSYEGNFTDQDFLPDAIKGTQLYEPGNNARENEAREKLKKLWGNRYKY; encoded by the coding sequence ATGAATAACCTGCCGCCATTAGCCGAACGCATGCGCCCCAAAACGCTCGATGATTATGTAGGGCAAAAACATTTGGTGGGGCCGGGTGCCGTGTTGCGTAAAGCTATTGAATCAGGCAACTTACCTTCCATGATTTTTTGGGGACCGCCGGGTGTAGGTAAAACCACGCTGGCGTATATCATTTCACAAAGCCTGAACCGGCCGTTTTTTGCATTGAGCGCCATTAATTCGGGCGTGAAAGATGTGCGTGAGGTAATTGAACGGGCATCGTTGCTGAAACAAGGCGGACAAACATTGCCGGTGCTGTTTATTGATGAGATACATCGTTTCTCCAAATCACAGCAAGACTCGCTGCTGGGTGCGGTAGAGCGGGGCATTGTAACGCTGATTGGCGCCACTACCGAAAACCCATCATTTGAGGTAATTTCGGCTTTGCTGTCGCGATGCCAGGTCTATATTTTACAGCATTTGCATGAGGATGATTTGATTAACCTGCTGCAAAAAGCCATGCAAGATGATGAAGTGCTTCAGCAAAAAAATATTACCATCCGCGATTACGAAGCACTGCTGCGCCTATCAGGAGGTGATGCCCGCAAGCTGCTGAATATTTTTGAGTTGCTGATTAATGCCATAGATAGCCCCGAGATTATAGTAACCAACGAGGCCGTGCTGGAAAACGTGCAGCAAAATATGGCCTTGTACGATAAAGCCGGCGAGCAGCATTACGATATTATTTCGGCTTTCATTAAATCTATGCGGGGTAGTGACCCGAATGGGGCGGTGTACTGGCTGGCCCGAATGCTGGTTGGCGGCGAAGACCCGCTGTTTATTGCCCGGCGTATGCTCATCCTAGCCTCTGAAGATATTGGCAATGCCAACCCTAATGCCCTATTGCTGGCGCAAAGCTGCTTTGAAGCCGTTAATGTAATTGGTATGCCGGAGGCGCGTATTATTCTGTCGCAAACAGCCGTTTACCTGGCTACCTCAGCCAAAAGCAATGCTAGCTATATGGCTATTGATACAGCCATGGCTTTGGTAAAACAAACCGGCGATTTGCCCATACCGCTACATTTACGTAATGCGCCAACCAAGCTGATGAAAAACATAGGTTACGGTAAAGATTATAAATATGCCCATAGCTACGAAGGCAACTTTACCGATCAGGATTTTTTGCCCGATGCTATTAAAGGTACCCAGTTGTACGAACCAGGCAATAACGCCCGCGAAAATGAAGCTCGTGAAAAGCTGAAAAAACTGTGGGGCAACCGGTATAAGTACTAA
- a CDS encoding ABC transporter permease: MIKNYFKTAWRSLWKNKAFSALNIAGLTIGMVGALLIFAWVQNELSYDQFHANKATLYKVWNRTRKTGNNPIGCWDVTTGAIGPALQQEFPEVKSVARVYWPTNRLFNYADKAIMATGLDVDKPFLTMFSFPLLEGNASHVLDDVNGIVLTETLARKIFGSADPVNKMVKINNQSSYKVTGVLKDLPNNTQFDFEYLVSSASNQQFKYDEARWNTNSYNTYVQLQPGTNLNRFNAKIKNLVIKHDSSTNTELFLHPISQWHLYSRFENGKVAGGQIESVRLIFTIACLILLIACINFMNLSTARSEKRAKEVGVRKVIGASRIALIRQFLAESWLIAAVAGVMALLLVQLCLPGFNQLTNKKLFINYSSPALWLFLMGFITITGLLAGSYPAFFLSSFRPVKVLKGAFKEHNAIFSPRKLLVVIQFTVAIVLIVSTLVIYRQVKYVQERDNGYAANNLVEHPINGDIGKNYEVIKNELINSGAAVGVCKTSLSVTVDGSSTSGIQWGDMSPDHMQVNFSQFATTGDFVKTVGLKLLAGRDINLTQHPGDTASVVINEAAAKAIGYKNPIGQAIYYSKVPVTIVGVIKDFIINSPYQPVGPMLVFGSKTWWYNTVSFRLNPHKPVSKSLDLAGQIFRKYNPAYPFQYYFVDEEYNEKFKDAERTGALAAVFAGLTIVISCLGLFGLAAYMAESRSKEIGIRKVLGASVQSIIQLLTREFAMLVIIAIVIATPIGWYAMNKWLQDYQYRISINWSLFALAGSVAVVIAMITVSSQALKAAMINPVKSIKAE, translated from the coding sequence ATGATTAAAAATTACTTTAAAACCGCATGGCGCAGCTTGTGGAAGAACAAAGCCTTTTCAGCATTAAATATTGCGGGCCTGACTATAGGTATGGTTGGTGCCTTGTTGATATTTGCCTGGGTACAAAATGAGTTAAGCTACGATCAGTTTCATGCCAATAAGGCCACTTTGTACAAAGTATGGAACCGTACCAGGAAAACGGGCAATAACCCCATAGGTTGCTGGGATGTTACTACAGGTGCTATTGGACCAGCCTTACAACAGGAATTTCCGGAGGTGAAATCTGTTGCCCGGGTTTACTGGCCTACCAACCGGCTGTTTAACTATGCCGATAAAGCCATTATGGCTACAGGGCTTGATGTAGATAAGCCTTTCTTAACCATGTTCAGTTTTCCGCTACTAGAGGGAAATGCCAGTCATGTTTTAGACGATGTAAATGGTATTGTATTAACAGAAACACTAGCCAGAAAAATATTTGGCAGCGCCGACCCTGTTAATAAAATGGTAAAAATCAATAACCAGAGTAGTTACAAAGTTACCGGTGTTCTAAAAGATCTACCCAACAATACACAATTTGATTTTGAATACCTTGTATCGTCAGCCAGCAATCAGCAGTTTAAGTACGATGAAGCACGCTGGAACACGAACAGCTATAACACGTATGTGCAGTTACAGCCCGGTACAAACCTAAACCGCTTTAATGCTAAAATTAAAAACTTAGTAATCAAGCATGATTCCAGCACCAACACAGAACTGTTTTTGCATCCTATCAGCCAATGGCATTTGTATTCGCGTTTTGAGAATGGCAAAGTAGCCGGTGGACAGATTGAATCTGTAAGGCTTATATTTACCATTGCCTGCCTGATTCTGCTGATTGCTTGTATCAACTTTATGAACCTGAGTACGGCCCGAAGTGAGAAGCGGGCTAAAGAAGTAGGGGTGCGTAAAGTAATCGGAGCTAGCCGGATAGCCCTGATTAGGCAGTTTTTAGCAGAGTCTTGGTTAATTGCAGCAGTGGCGGGTGTAATGGCCTTGCTTTTAGTGCAACTTTGCCTGCCGGGCTTCAATCAACTTACTAATAAAAAGTTGTTTATCAATTATAGTAGTCCGGCATTGTGGCTGTTCTTGATGGGTTTTATTACCATTACCGGTTTGCTGGCGGGTAGTTACCCGGCTTTTTTCCTGTCTTCATTCCGGCCGGTGAAAGTACTTAAAGGTGCTTTTAAAGAGCATAATGCTATCTTTTCGCCTCGAAAGTTGCTGGTGGTTATCCAGTTTACGGTGGCCATTGTTTTAATCGTATCTACCTTGGTTATTTACCGGCAAGTAAAGTATGTACAGGAACGTGACAACGGCTACGCAGCAAATAACCTGGTTGAACATCCCATTAATGGTGATATTGGCAAAAACTACGAAGTCATAAAAAACGAATTAATCAATAGCGGTGCGGCAGTTGGGGTATGTAAAACCAGTTTATCAGTTACTGTTGATGGCAGTAGCACCAGCGGCATACAATGGGGCGATATGAGCCCCGACCACATGCAAGTCAACTTTAGTCAATTTGCCACCACAGGCGATTTCGTAAAAACTGTTGGTTTAAAATTATTAGCAGGACGCGATATCAACTTAACGCAGCACCCGGGCGATACGGCCAGTGTGGTTATCAATGAGGCTGCTGCTAAAGCAATAGGTTACAAGAACCCCATTGGCCAAGCTATATATTACAGTAAAGTGCCTGTTACAATAGTAGGTGTAATTAAAGATTTTATCATCAATTCACCTTATCAGCCTGTAGGGCCTATGCTGGTGTTCGGTTCAAAAACGTGGTGGTATAACACGGTTTCTTTCCGACTTAATCCGCATAAACCAGTGTCAAAAAGTTTGGATTTAGCCGGGCAGATTTTTAGAAAGTACAACCCGGCCTATCCTTTTCAGTACTACTTTGTGGATGAAGAGTACAACGAGAAGTTTAAAGATGCAGAACGCACTGGCGCATTAGCAGCTGTGTTTGCCGGTTTAACCATTGTGATATCTTGCTTGGGGTTGTTCGGGTTGGCTGCTTACATGGCCGAAAGCCGATCAAAAGAAATTGGTATACGCAAAGTTTTGGGTGCCAGTGTGCAAAGCATTATCCAACTGCTTACCCGTGAGTTTGCTATGCTGGTGATTATTGCCATTGTGATTGCAACACCAATTGGTTGGTATGCCATGAACAAGTGGCTGCAAGATTACCAATATCGTATCAGCATCAATTGGAGCCTATTTGCCCTAGCCGGATCAGTGGCTGTTGTTATTGCCATGATTACGGTAAGCTCACAGGCGCTTAAAGCAGCCATGATTAACCCGGTAAAAAGCATTAAGGCCGAGTGA
- a CDS encoding GNAT family N-acetyltransferase, whose product MKIQGSTFTLREWHWEDALPLQHHANNSLITDCLTDRFPNPYTLEDAVKWIAARQNQDPMINFAIADLDSDKVIGGIGLELQQDIYRQTPLLGYWLGEEYWGRGIVTEATRLLTAYAFDTLEAICVQARVLSKNPASMRVLEKAGYVKQGVLQHSVVKAGKILDEHLYAIWK is encoded by the coding sequence ATGAAAATTCAGGGATCAACTTTCACATTGCGTGAGTGGCACTGGGAAGATGCTTTGCCTTTGCAACATCATGCCAACAATTCTTTGATTACCGATTGCCTGACGGATCGGTTTCCAAACCCATACACCCTGGAAGATGCCGTAAAGTGGATTGCTGCCCGGCAGAACCAAGACCCCATGATAAATTTTGCTATAGCTGACCTGGATAGTGATAAAGTAATAGGCGGTATTGGCCTGGAACTACAACAAGATATTTACCGCCAAACGCCTTTACTAGGTTACTGGCTAGGCGAAGAGTATTGGGGGCGAGGTATTGTAACTGAAGCTACCCGGTTATTAACCGCTTATGCTTTTGATACCCTGGAGGCTATTTGTGTACAGGCGCGTGTATTAAGTAAAAACCCGGCTTCGATGCGGGTGCTTGAAAAAGCCGGTTACGTAAAGCAAGGCGTTTTGCAACACTCGGTTGTTAAAGCCGGTAAAATTTTAGATGAGCACTTGTATGCTATATGGAAATGA
- a CDS encoding FKBP-type peptidyl-prolyl cis-trans isomerase — MKKYSLVLLLFTIIVSFTSCLKDHTTGTDTSAQAATDDALIQAAIKAANITATKDPSGVYYSIVKQGTGTYPTLSSSITATYTGKLLDGTTFDSGTITNNPLNRLIAGWQIGVPYINSGGQIILFIPSAYGYGNVAQTKIPANSVLVFSINLTSFN, encoded by the coding sequence ATGAAAAAATATTCGCTAGTACTTTTACTATTTACCATTATTGTAAGCTTTACCAGTTGCCTGAAAGACCATACTACGGGCACCGATACCAGTGCACAAGCCGCTACCGACGATGCTCTTATACAAGCGGCCATTAAAGCAGCTAACATCACCGCTACAAAAGACCCTTCAGGCGTATATTACTCTATTGTAAAGCAAGGAACAGGCACTTACCCTACCCTTAGTTCCTCTATCACCGCCACTTATACCGGCAAACTGCTGGATGGTACCACTTTTGATAGCGGCACCATCACCAACAATCCTTTAAACAGGCTTATTGCTGGATGGCAGATTGGTGTACCTTATATAAACTCTGGTGGTCAAATTATCTTATTTATTCCATCAGCCTATGGTTACGGCAACGTGGCTCAAACTAAAATTCCGGCAAATTCTGTGCTGGTGTTTAGTATTAACTTAACCAGTTTTAATTAA
- a CDS encoding S9 family peptidase has translation MIRYTVYAITTANIQGIKDLPDYVKDYPQQLEERTHRNENRQVVVQGPYWSEDGKNAVAVVSSQDNKDRWMMRLDAQTGQLALLDRQRDEAWIAGPGIGGGYSGGNIGWLDNTHFYYQSEASGYSHIYVADVTTGAKKQITSGNWEVQTLQLSNDKKTFYFTANLEHPGITHFYRLPVTGGTPVQLTGMKGGNEVSLSSDEKWLAIRYSYSNKPWELYLQPNKAKARATQITHSTTAEFESYPWRAPEVITFKNRYGSTVYARLYVPKQADPAKPAVIFVHGAGYLQNVHYWWSSYSHEYMFHNLLADKGYTVLDIDYTGSAGYGRNWRTGIYRHMGGKDLDDQVDGAKLLVEKYGVNPKHIGIYGGSYGGFMTLMAMFTTPDVFAAGAALRSVTDWAHYNHGYTSDILNEPYNDEKAYKLSSPIYFANGLKGKLLLCHGMVDQNVNYQDIVRLEQKLIELHKDNWTLASYPVEDHGFVQPSSWADEYKRIYKLFEETLKQ, from the coding sequence GTGATACGGTATACGGTATATGCTATAACAACTGCTAATATTCAGGGCATTAAAGATTTGCCTGACTATGTAAAAGATTATCCGCAACAACTGGAAGAACGTACCCACCGTAATGAAAACCGCCAGGTAGTGGTACAAGGGCCTTATTGGAGTGAAGATGGAAAGAATGCCGTTGCTGTAGTATCTTCTCAAGATAATAAAGACCGTTGGATGATGCGCCTGGATGCACAAACCGGCCAGTTAGCCTTACTAGACCGGCAACGGGATGAAGCTTGGATTGCTGGCCCTGGTATTGGCGGCGGTTATAGCGGCGGCAACATCGGTTGGCTGGATAACACTCACTTTTATTACCAGAGCGAAGCCAGTGGCTATTCGCACATTTATGTAGCCGATGTAACCACGGGCGCTAAAAAGCAAATTACCAGCGGCAATTGGGAAGTACAAACGTTGCAACTATCTAACGATAAAAAGACCTTTTACTTCACCGCCAACCTAGAGCATCCGGGTATTACTCATTTTTACCGATTGCCGGTTACTGGTGGTACACCCGTTCAACTAACGGGTATGAAAGGCGGTAACGAGGTAAGCTTATCGTCCGATGAAAAATGGCTGGCTATACGTTACTCCTATTCCAATAAGCCTTGGGAGCTTTATTTACAACCCAACAAGGCCAAAGCTCGTGCTACTCAAATTACACATTCTACTACAGCCGAATTTGAATCGTACCCTTGGCGGGCACCTGAGGTAATTACCTTTAAAAACCGCTACGGCAGTACAGTTTATGCCCGTTTGTACGTGCCTAAGCAGGCCGACCCGGCTAAACCTGCTGTAATATTTGTACATGGTGCCGGTTACCTGCAAAACGTACATTACTGGTGGAGTTCCTACTCGCACGAGTATATGTTCCATAACCTGCTGGCCGATAAAGGCTATACCGTACTGGATATTGATTATACAGGTAGCGCAGGCTATGGCCGCAACTGGCGTACCGGCATTTACCGCCACATGGGCGGCAAAGATTTGGACGACCAAGTAGATGGCGCTAAACTATTGGTGGAAAAATATGGGGTAAACCCAAAGCATATCGGTATTTATGGTGGCTCATACGGCGGTTTCATGACGCTGATGGCCATGTTTACCACGCCTGATGTATTTGCGGCTGGTGCGGCCCTACGCTCAGTAACCGACTGGGCACACTACAATCATGGTTATACATCCGACATTTTGAATGAACCTTATAATGACGAGAAGGCTTACAAACTAAGCTCCCCTATCTATTTTGCCAACGGTTTAAAAGGCAAGCTGTTGCTATGCCACGGCATGGTTGACCAGAATGTGAATTATCAGGACATTGTTCGTTTAGAGCAGAAGTTGATAGAGCTACATAAAGATAACTGGACGCTGGCTTCCTACCCGGTAGAAGATCATGGCTTTGTACAACCCAGCAGCTGGGCAGATGAGTATAAACGTATTTACAAACTGTTTGAAGAAACCTTGAAGCAATAA
- a CDS encoding DPP IV N-terminal domain-containing protein translates to MKKTFTLLLITAASYASAQKLETLTIEKIMSDPKWMGTSPENVRWSDDSKKVYFDWDPQHTGRNSLYSLIPGSTVPQPATLEERRNLPSNGDWNKKHTIKVFEHNGDIFLFNLNTHRTTQLTSTTERESNPAFSGNETQVVFLRNDNLYALSLNNGQLTQLTNFTQSAISLPVATGGAGQRGGRNAGRQGNAQQNSNTGAQGGGNAQDRWLRNEQTELFEVIRDQAKNERLNTTERRELQPKRLKEIAIGDQYLSFVQLSPSGRYITYRLVKPADGAKSTIVPNYVTASGYTEDIANRAKVGGPQTTSQTFIFDRQRDTVYGICYNNC, encoded by the coding sequence ATGAAAAAAACTTTTACGCTACTCCTCATCACCGCTGCCAGCTATGCATCGGCACAAAAGCTGGAAACCTTGACGATTGAAAAAATAATGAGCGACCCTAAATGGATGGGAACCTCGCCCGAAAACGTTAGGTGGAGCGATGATAGCAAAAAAGTATATTTTGATTGGGATCCGCAGCATACCGGGCGCAACTCGTTGTACAGTCTTATACCCGGCAGTACAGTTCCGCAACCAGCTACGTTGGAAGAAAGACGTAACCTACCTAGCAACGGCGATTGGAATAAAAAGCATACGATAAAAGTATTTGAACACAATGGTGATATTTTTCTATTTAACCTAAATACTCACCGAACAACGCAACTCACGAGCACTACCGAACGGGAAAGTAATCCGGCGTTTAGTGGGAATGAAACCCAGGTTGTTTTTCTACGCAATGATAATTTATACGCCCTCAGTTTAAACAACGGGCAACTTACACAGCTCACTAACTTTACTCAGTCAGCTATTAGTTTGCCAGTGGCAACAGGGGGTGCTGGTCAGCGTGGAGGCCGCAATGCCGGTCGGCAGGGTAATGCTCAGCAAAACAGCAACACTGGAGCACAAGGTGGAGGCAATGCGCAAGACCGTTGGTTGCGCAACGAGCAAACGGAATTATTTGAAGTAATACGCGACCAAGCTAAAAACGAACGCCTGAATACCACTGAACGCCGCGAATTACAACCCAAGCGCCTGAAAGAAATTGCCATTGGCGACCAGTACTTAAGCTTTGTGCAATTAAGCCCTAGTGGTCGCTATATAACTTATCGGTTAGTTAAACCAGCCGATGGAGCCAAATCGACCATTGTACCCAATTATGTAACCGCATCGGGCTATACGGAGGATATTGCAAACCGTGCTAAAGTAGGCGGACCGCAAACCACCTCACAAACATTTATTTTCGATAGGCAGCGTGATACGGTATACGGTATATGCTATAACAACTGCTAA
- a CDS encoding FKBP-type peptidyl-prolyl cis-trans isomerase: MKQITLICCFITLIFSGCKKDESTTEQATDDDAKIQAYIKANNIKATKDASGLYYQIITPGTGNYPNSNSNVSVNYTGKLLDGTVFETSSLSYSPLSGLIQGWQIGIPHINVGGRILLLVPSALGYGTAKQDNIPANSVLVFTIDLIGFK; this comes from the coding sequence ATGAAACAAATCACCCTAATTTGCTGCTTTATCACGCTCATTTTTTCCGGCTGTAAAAAAGACGAAAGTACTACAGAACAAGCTACCGATGATGATGCTAAAATCCAGGCTTACATCAAAGCCAACAACATCAAGGCTACCAAAGATGCCTCGGGCTTGTATTACCAGATAATTACGCCGGGAACGGGCAATTACCCTAATTCTAACTCGAACGTTAGCGTAAACTATACCGGCAAACTGCTGGATGGTACCGTTTTTGAAACCAGTAGCTTAAGCTATTCACCGTTATCAGGTTTGATACAAGGCTGGCAAATTGGTATTCCTCACATTAATGTAGGTGGCCGTATTTTACTGCTGGTACCCTCAGCACTTGGCTATGGCACTGCCAAGCAAGATAATATACCGGCCAACTCGGTACTGGTATTTACCATCGATCTGATTGGCTTTAAATAA